A window of Accipiter gentilis unplaced genomic scaffold, bAccGen1.1, whole genome shotgun sequence genomic DNA:
CCCTCGGCACTGTGCCGCTGACCGGTGCCCACAAACACTCCGCTTTGCCTACCTCCTCTCGcatgaatgttttctctgcctccagcttgagCGTGGTCAGATATTGCCTGTACTCATTGAACTCCTTCAGAGTGCAAACCACCTATGGAGAGACGAGGGGAGAAATCCCCCGAGAACTCTCAAGCCAGCTCCGtaggctgccttccccaaaacagcccaaccccagcggcgggaggggagatgctcctctgcacaccctcccctcccctcccctccgctccgctcccctccccagtggcagggcccctgactcccccccagccagggccgAGCGGTGCTCCTCGCCTCAGCACCGGGCCTCGCACCGGCTGCCTCGACGCTCAGGCAGCGCGGGGCAgccggagaagagcagcagtgggaattgccAGAGGGACGCTGGCGCtacttctgctcccagggaaagcagccccacagccctgtgccctccGCCAGCAACAGGCGGCTGCAGCAAGCGCTCTGGGAACCCCGCTTGAGGAGGACTGTTTTTATCAGCCCGATACCCAAACCTACTCTGCTGTCACTGGTGACGTAACCCTCTCTTTTCAGCCTCTGCAGGTTGTCCTTGCGTTTGTGGTAGGCCCGCAGATGCGGGTCATGCAGGCTGTTGTAGTCGGTGCTCAGCAGGCGGCAGTATGGATCTCCCAGATTGAAATAGCCAGAGGGCTGGTGAAGCTGTGAGAGAGATTTTGCACActatgaaggaggaaggagagagcagcaaaggggtgccaggcggtacttgtgaaaaagtaaaggtcctttgaggaccaacactctcctccatccttctgaagccacagaggacaccacagccgggctgcggggtcaggctgggctgagctaggctgggctgggctgggggagagaagacaaagcccaccagcaaagtaggcatcttaggccagcagaaagaactgcagaccttgccagtcctcctctttgtctctgcaccagggagccaggagcttccctctactccccagcgctgccagatTGAAGGGCTGTGGCGCCCACTGTAGAACAGGCAGCCACAAGGACTTCTCTGAATGACGGGGACCCCGtaaaagaggagagctcttctacccctttctacttcctttaccttttcccccagctttgtcctgcagaagacaggcttgGAGCCCGCGTGCACAGGGATCTTGACCCCAAGGGGGAggtccagcagcccaggaccTCCTTCTGCCAGTGGCTGTCTCCTGTTCCCGAGCTAGAAAGAGGGAGACACTCATGGGCACTCAGGCACTATCTCCATATAAGCCTCCTGCACGGCAGCTGCAAGAAAGGCTCTCGGAAGACTCCAACCAAGGGGAGCGCCCAGAGCGGCCCAGGCAaaagctgctctctccttcctcgccCCCGTCCCCGCAACTCCCGACCCTCCCTCAACCCACGTCTGCGTCCTTTCGCAGCAAGCCCTCCCACCTGCTTAGCCgtaagccaggctgggcagagaggcaggactcCCTGCAAACTCTCCCCAGCCCGACCACCTTGGGATCCCTCCCAGCTACCCAGCCATGTCCCAGGCTCCCGGCCTGAGCACTCTCCATCGGCACACTGctcacctttccccccttccccactacgCTCAGCAGTGCGTCCACGTTTCGGACGCCAGCAGTGAGACGGTGCTCCATGGCTCCTTCCaagagctctcctggagctgcgaccctgcgctggcacctctcgctccagaggcacccagctgtggccaccacagcCGGTCTTCCAGCAAGCGCTTATATAGAGCAGTTGCACATTGTTGCATCATTGCATTGCTGCATCATCACGTTGCTGCACCACCGCATTGTTGCATCATCGTCTTGCCACGCCGCcgcccagccgccccagggcccACCTGCAGGCCCGTCTGGACACGCATGAGGGCCACCCGCTctcgctgaccctgctttgagcagggggcctcCACTCAgtgctgacctgctgccccttcttcctccttctacctctttttcccagctttggccttcagatggcagggctggagctgggccacccgcgggcggctgctgctgcactggatttgGTAGACCATTTTTAGACCATTTTCCTGTCACGGGCAAAGcagcctcaacttggggaattgCACCGAATTACATTTTTGGCCCACTGCCCTCAACATCTCCTTCCCGATTTGCGtcttgagaaacacagaggacaaacgaaggatgcacaaagcccctctcctccccttgcttcagcccagacacctctctgtcccctcctcagtctcCCCTGCCCTCGTTTCTGCTGCGCGTCACCCTCTGcgacaccctcccagtgcctcccgggAGGTGATGGGCGGCGCAGGACGttctgcagcggtgcagggagcacctcagtgccgcctgctgcttctgacccatcagcttcctcccacaccagtgacctcaccacaccccagcaatgtcacctgccaccgcaccaccctcttgcttgcctctgtcctctgcctctggttctcacagtccctgccctcctcctgcttccccaaggggctgaggagctcagagctggggcaaagtgggcacagcgctgctacagaaacctgctgctggtgatTCGCGGGTTGAGGCCCCCAtggaaaggaggcactgtcaCCTCTGTCAGGAAGAAAATACCCTCCTGATCACCGCAACACGCTCACTCACAGCCCACGCTGCACTTAGTGGAGAGGGACCAGAACGATCCATGCATTGCCTCTGACACTCAAACGGTTTTAACACGGACCTGACTCGTGTTTTCCTGACCCTcttgcagaaggggagaaggagccgccagCAACCGCAGCCTCTGCATCTCCAGACCTCGCTGGAGAACGCACTcggcacttgctttctgcagagacaccgcTTCCTCAGCAGCGGGGGGACGAGTGTGAGCCTggcaatatataaaacagtaaaagcaggggcaagccagtgttactggtcagcgggtcctgctgccccaggctctaggcaacagagcagccagagcactcgGGTGTATCGGActgtaaaagtgaaaaggaagaaacctcgggcaatctgaagttctagtcaaaatgacacctcctctctgaatccacaaagaccctatccatggcttttttgtcctggccaggcagcataaaaaaagaaaaataattaattaaaagaagccaagaatattaggcagaacagcttatcttccaggattttctaacttgtaacctgcagacccacgcagatgccactgcaaatgcagacaccatTGCAACTACCAGCTCAGATGCAGGTACCGTTACCGATTAAGATACCACGGCAGAGGCAAAggccactgcacatgcagataccactgcagaggcaggtaccactgcagatgaagatacTGTTGCAGCTAGCGTTGCACACATACCGTTATGCCAAACTTTTTCTATTCCAAGATTTTGTAACTTGCATCCAAGCTCTGTGCCCCCCAGAaccatcatctccatcttctccaccatctcctcctgccctcagccacagaaggaagtctgtctcgatagcttcagtaatttgaccagaagaaagcacgaaaacgtgttcctgtactaaggacgaagggcaggaacttgggagtcatttgccttttgttacaaTCATTAGGGATGCCCGTCCTTGCTATAAGAGAGATTCCCTTTGCAAGAACCAGATGGCATCTCTCAGGAGAGGTTAGCTTCTAGTTCtaactcttgactattttctgaccttcctcaccttttggaGCTGGGCCAGAGCCCTCTCAACATCAGACATCGCTTTTTGGAGTTAAGCAACAGTAACCCTGAGTTTCTCATGTCtactcatttctgccttgctctcctaatcctcgagaaggatgcagaaagactCTCAGAACTGTGACCTCTTTGTCTGGCCAGCCCAAATACATTGATTACAATACAGATTCCTCCTACATGGTCTATTTGTGCTAACCAGACACTTAATtcacaggaatatgaaagcagctcttctcaggaaaaaaaaaaacaacaaccataaccaaacccaaaacccactacagatgaccagaagcgttagctttcaaactggcattgtttgaaaacagaaacactctgcccagccacaaacgcaaaggaataaataaattcggTGTGCTTTTAGTACATAACATCAAGAAACAAGATGTTCAGTTGTGTGTCACGGTTATTGGGCCCGTTACATTGCCATGTTCacatgcaaacagaggaagaaaaacccttatAAACCTCTCTAAAGTGGATCagaggaacagccactctcacaaAGATTGCTCCAGACGGAGTCAACAAGATCAACCAGGAAATGCTGAGCAAACgccccagctgcagttttctcggaggggtcctcctgtttctgcagcgTTTGCATCGGCTGGCACTCGCAAGGTGCCTTTCGAGACAATGCTGCATgtcaaaattcagcctcttgttggtacgtctttgacctggatttggaagagtgaccacaatgtacaactcatcaatccacacaaaatcaaggacaccagtatttgcattctccagcccctccagtccctgtgtaagaaaaacaaacaacctccccaccatgttcctgtgaagaagcgatgggccaaactaatcctctcctgctgccctagcatgcactagtctaattagacattgttttattgggcttgcagagaaagagagccttgggacaagctgaaggctgtccaggattttctgcacttttcagcgtttacgttttatatccagtttggtgtaagtaaagactgaaaaaagaaatggagaaggctgatgaatggtgagtaagtattactgtaaaggtggataattattattagaatggtgacagttttgtattagaaataaaattatattatgataAATAAACACCTTTATGAAGAGGAAGTCTTGCCTTTCCTGTTGACTGCTAATTGGGTATAGCTCTTATCGTTGCCTGACTACTTGGAAACCATGAATGCACGCGCACCACAAGTCATGTCTCGTTATTTTGGGAACGTGTTATTTCCCACTGAGTACCAAGATGACAGCTCTTAATTGTACGTCCCGAGAGCAGCCTCCACTGACTGTCCCCTGCTGCGCACCAACACcaacagcactgtgctctcccctgcccatctccacGCTCCGGCGGAGCTCTTCACACACCCCTGCCCGGGCCATGCTGCCTCaaaattcctgctgtgctgctcaaggCCATGAACACCGTCACGCTACAGCTGTACCCAGATCACTGTTCCTCATTCTGAGCGAGTCTGCCTGTTCCTGTGTATTCCCACCTGTCTACAGCAGCTGTTGCCTTCTGTCTTGTAAGCGTTTTGGAAAAgtaccctttttttcctgaataccctCTTTGACCTCACTACAGGACAGGTCCCCAGTCCATCACCACGGCTGGTAAAGGCTGTAGCGATACAGAATTGCGCAGGGATGACAAATACCCAGCTGTCCAGCTCACTTCAGTTGTTTAAGACAAGGCTTTTGGCTAGAACACagtcaagaaaatttaaaacctaacactcccatctggatcggcagctctttcttcatcagttccttgcatttctctcattccttgggagtacacagcaagactttcctcatcaaaagaagcaacaaagatcagtcacaaacatgcacaagacCGGACATCCACATACTTGCTGCCTACCCAGTAACAGTAGCAAGGCCCTGCCTatacacaaagattaaattaacGTACAGTTTTCCTACGCAGGAAGCAACTAAGGATCAACCGAATACAACCATCTGTTGTTACCTATTTGCACAACAGGcacatgctgcttcagcttctatctTTCAGGCTGTTACCCACGAGAAAACGGAAGCACATTTTATTGCAAGAGGAAACCTTCAATTGGAAAGCCAGGTCATGGCCTGGTTTGCCTCTCCGTGCACGTATCTAGTGAACAGCCGAGGAAACGTTACACgagcaatgagcaaagcaaacccaggacaccTCAAGAGGTCCCGTAACTACAcgagtctgcctttccctttcaccccagttcccaaagcaccaaggcagggg
This region includes:
- the LOC126036988 gene encoding fibrous sheath-interacting protein 2-like, with translation MEHRLTAGVRNVDALLSVVGKGGKLGNRRQPLAEGGPGLLDLPLGVKIPVHAGSKPVFCRTKLGEKLHQPSGYFNLGDPYCRLLSTDYNSLHDPHLRAYHKRKDNLQRLKREGYVTSDSRVGLGIGLIKTVLLKRGSQSACCSRLLLAEGTGLWGCFPWEQK